The Christiangramia flava JLT2011 genome has a segment encoding these proteins:
- a CDS encoding 4Fe-4S dicluster domain-containing protein: MAIVITDECINCGACEPECPNTAIYEGADDWRYADGTDLEGNVVLPNGHEANAEEPQEPISDEIYYIVPDKCTECKGFHEEPQCAAVCPVDCCVPDDDHVESEEELLEKQRFMHHE; encoded by the coding sequence ATGGCAATTGTAATAACCGATGAATGTATAAACTGCGGGGCTTGCGAACCCGAGTGCCCGAATACCGCGATCTACGAAGGAGCTGATGACTGGAGATATGCTGATGGTACCGATCTGGAAGGAAATGTAGTACTTCCAAACGGGCACGAAGCAAACGCGGAAGAACCCCAGGAACCAATAAGTGATGAGATCTATTATATCGTACCCGATAAGTGTACCGAATGTAAAGGTTTCCATGAGGAACCACAATGCGCGGCTGTTTGCCCGGTAGACTGTTGTGTGCCTGATGATGATCACGTGGAGAGCGAAGAAGAATTGCTGGAAAAGCAACGTTTTATGCACCACGAATAA
- a CDS encoding DUF3244 domain-containing protein, producing MKKAISTLVAVFSLLMTANVNAADGLDLKISEQQNLVVNLQDVEDNAVLSLMDARGEVIFKDRFLNEKNYSKTLSFQNLPDGNYTLSLDKTFTISTSVIKKKGNELLVKHENYEFVFKPVFKTYGKKVLVYMANPTETTAEILIFDKAGEQIGQLKTKDLVLKKTFDFKTVPSGEYIVKVKYGEHVFEETVKLG from the coding sequence ATGAAAAAAGCAATCAGTACCCTAGTAGCGGTTTTCAGTTTGTTAATGACCGCTAATGTCAATGCAGCCGATGGGCTGGATTTGAAGATCAGCGAACAGCAAAACCTGGTTGTAAATCTCCAGGACGTTGAAGATAATGCTGTTTTGAGTTTGATGGACGCTCGTGGAGAGGTGATCTTTAAAGATCGTTTCCTGAATGAGAAGAACTATTCCAAAACCCTTTCATTTCAAAACCTGCCAGATGGAAACTATACGTTGAGCCTGGATAAGACTTTTACGATTTCCACTTCGGTGATCAAAAAGAAAGGAAATGAACTGCTGGTAAAACACGAGAATTACGAGTTCGTTTTTAAACCGGTCTTCAAGACTTACGGTAAAAAAGTATTGGTTTACATGGCCAATCCAACCGAAACTACTGCCGAGATTCTGATTTTCGACAAAGCCGGCGAGCAAATTGGCCAGTTAAAGACTAAGGATTTGGTATTAAAGAAGACTTTTGATTTTAAGACGGTACCTTCCGGAGAATACATCGTAAAAGTGAAATACGGTGAACATGTTTTCGAAGAGACCGTGAAACTTGGATAG
- a CDS encoding acyl-CoA reductase: MTLDDHKSHLAELGKFLGQFRAEGTAQQEEVRFNEELFDEMNAKIDASIHHNGWFNRENVCFALQQWSKALTTRNLKLWLDEYDLSKSGGKTVGIVMAGNIPLVGIHDFISVLVANHSVQIRQSSNDQLLMPVIAKYLMKLDSRYENRIQFTKEQLQGFDAVIATGSNNTARYFEYYFKKKPAIIRKNRNSVAILSGKETSEELQALGEDIFRYYGLGCRNVSKLYVPENYHFDQFFEAIYDWNPIINRDKYANNYDYNKAVYLMSEFQLLENGFLMLKEDSSFGSPIATLFYEFYTSEEDLKQKLKENREQLQCIVSREQTADSVAFGQTQKPQLWDYADDVDTIAFLASL; this comes from the coding sequence ATGACATTAGATGATCATAAGTCTCATCTCGCCGAATTGGGCAAATTCCTTGGGCAATTCAGGGCTGAAGGCACTGCGCAGCAGGAAGAGGTGCGATTCAATGAAGAACTTTTTGACGAAATGAACGCAAAAATAGATGCTTCGATTCATCATAATGGTTGGTTCAATAGAGAAAATGTGTGTTTTGCCCTTCAGCAGTGGAGCAAAGCTTTAACCACGCGTAACCTGAAATTGTGGCTCGATGAATACGACCTTTCCAAAAGTGGCGGAAAAACGGTGGGAATCGTGATGGCCGGCAATATTCCGCTGGTAGGGATTCATGACTTTATTTCGGTGCTCGTGGCCAATCATTCGGTTCAGATACGCCAGTCCAGCAACGACCAGCTTTTAATGCCGGTTATTGCAAAATATTTGATGAAACTCGACAGTCGTTACGAGAATCGCATTCAGTTCACTAAAGAACAGCTTCAGGGTTTTGATGCGGTGATCGCTACCGGCAGCAATAATACGGCGCGTTATTTTGAATATTACTTCAAAAAAAAGCCGGCAATTATCCGCAAGAACAGGAATTCCGTAGCCATTCTTTCCGGTAAGGAAACTTCCGAAGAGCTCCAGGCGCTGGGTGAAGATATTTTCAGGTATTACGGACTCGGTTGCCGAAATGTTTCCAAATTATACGTTCCTGAAAATTACCATTTTGATCAATTCTTCGAGGCGATCTACGACTGGAATCCCATCATCAACCGTGATAAATACGCCAATAACTACGATTATAACAAGGCGGTATACCTCATGAGCGAATTCCAATTGCTGGAAAATGGCTTTTTGATGCTGAAGGAAGACAGTAGCTTTGGTTCTCCAATTGCCACGCTATTTTATGAATTTTATACTTCGGAAGAAGACCTGAAGCAAAAGCTGAAAGAAAACCGGGAGCAATTACAATGTATCGTTTCCAGGGAGCAAACAGCAGATTCGGTCGCGTTTGGGCAAACCCAGAAACCGCAGCTATGGGATTATGCTGATGATGTAGACACCATTGCATTCCTGGCGAGCTTATAA
- a CDS encoding class I SAM-dependent methyltransferase, translated as MKDNFSGHSSDYAKFRPEYPAEVYTFLKENLSGSDCAWDCGTGNGQVASRLADFFNLVEATDISQPQLKNAIQKNAIHYSLQPAEKVNFPDAVFDLVICGQSVHWFDFAAFFSEATRCLKKGGLLALMGYGLIRGNQAFNQVMDHFYNNIIGPYWDPERRHLDNEYQDIPFPFEEIPAPKLDLSLKWDITHLLGYLRTWSAVKHYEKAHGKDPVQIVEKDLRNSFENLGSVKFPIILRAGRA; from the coding sequence ATGAAAGATAATTTTTCCGGGCATTCCAGTGATTACGCAAAATTTCGACCGGAATATCCGGCCGAGGTCTATACTTTTTTAAAAGAAAACCTTTCAGGATCTGATTGCGCCTGGGATTGTGGAACGGGTAACGGCCAAGTAGCCTCCCGTCTTGCAGATTTTTTCAATCTGGTTGAGGCGACCGATATCAGCCAGCCACAATTAAAAAATGCCATTCAGAAAAATGCAATTCATTACTCCCTTCAGCCTGCTGAAAAGGTGAATTTTCCAGATGCTGTTTTTGACCTGGTCATTTGCGGGCAATCGGTTCACTGGTTCGATTTTGCAGCATTTTTTTCCGAGGCAACAAGATGTCTGAAAAAAGGAGGATTATTGGCATTGATGGGTTACGGGCTCATTCGCGGCAACCAAGCTTTTAACCAGGTCATGGATCATTTTTATAATAATATTATAGGTCCATACTGGGATCCCGAGCGGCGCCACCTGGATAATGAATATCAGGATATTCCCTTTCCTTTCGAGGAAATTCCAGCTCCGAAACTCGATTTATCTTTAAAATGGGATATAACCCATTTGCTGGGGTATCTGCGAACCTGGTCGGCAGTTAAGCATTATGAAAAAGCCCATGGGAAAGATCCGGTGCAAATCGTGGAAAAAGACCTCAGAAATTCCTTCGAAAATTTAGGAAGCGTTAAATTCCCCATAATTTTGAGAGCCGGTAGAGCCTGA
- a CDS encoding AraC family transcriptional regulator, which produces MAVLSKPTLEKIEPGFGSSFSLRTYYTNSSNKNYSFWHYHPEIELVYVNGGSGKRQIGSHISYYRNGDLILIGSNLPHCAFTDSLTGHECETVLQMKPDFLGEGFFTLTEMRSLQNLFERAKKGIVFHGDTKREIGKKIENLKNLDPFHRLLSLLEIFKALEQTEKYTILNAQGFILETELQDNDRINVVFNFVKEEFQQSIPLEEISNKVNMTTPAFCRYFKKITGKTFTRFVNEYRLAHAAKLLHEKQISITEVCFESGFNNFSHFNKQFRKFTGKSPSTYRNELRFLVS; this is translated from the coding sequence ATGGCCGTACTTTCCAAACCTACCCTAGAAAAGATTGAGCCGGGATTTGGCAGTTCCTTTTCCCTGCGCACCTATTACACCAACTCTTCCAATAAAAACTACAGTTTCTGGCATTATCATCCGGAGATCGAACTGGTGTATGTAAATGGTGGTTCGGGAAAACGGCAAATCGGGAGCCATATTTCCTATTACAGAAATGGAGACCTGATCCTCATTGGCTCCAACCTTCCGCATTGTGCTTTTACTGATAGCCTTACCGGTCATGAGTGTGAAACCGTACTTCAAATGAAACCGGATTTCCTTGGAGAAGGTTTTTTTACTTTAACTGAAATGCGTTCTCTGCAAAATCTCTTCGAGCGGGCTAAAAAAGGAATTGTGTTTCACGGTGATACGAAACGCGAAATTGGCAAAAAGATCGAAAACCTTAAAAACCTGGATCCTTTCCACCGGCTCCTATCCTTACTAGAAATCTTCAAAGCCCTAGAACAAACCGAGAAATATACCATTCTCAATGCACAGGGATTTATCCTGGAAACCGAATTACAGGATAACGACCGCATAAACGTGGTATTCAATTTTGTAAAAGAGGAATTTCAGCAATCTATCCCCTTGGAAGAGATCAGCAATAAAGTGAATATGACGACACCGGCCTTTTGCCGCTATTTCAAAAAAATCACGGGTAAGACTTTTACGCGTTTTGTGAACGAATATCGCCTGGCGCATGCTGCAAAATTGCTACATGAAAAACAAATCAGCATTACAGAGGTTTGTTTTGAAAGCGGTTTCAATAATTTCAGTCATTTTAATAAACAATTCCGCAAATTCACTGGAAAATCACCTTCTACTTACCGCAATGAACTGAGGTTCCTGGTTTCCTGA
- a CDS encoding SRPBCC family protein — MKFLKYLLIFLAVIIVIIAILAFVAPTEVKVSRSITIDAPRETVWEYVNSLEDMHQWSPWAEKDPDMKLEYRGTEGKVGSVYSWDGDPETVGKGEQEITSIQAPSRIESELRFLTPYESKADAYVQLDETGSGSTRVTYGFESVSPRPMNVLNLFMNMDEMVGPDFEAAMSNLKKLVESGGSSGETQSEMAFR; from the coding sequence ATGAAATTTTTAAAGTACCTCCTCATTTTTCTGGCGGTGATCATCGTCATCATTGCCATCCTAGCGTTTGTAGCTCCAACTGAAGTTAAAGTAAGCCGCTCCATCACTATCGATGCGCCCCGGGAAACGGTTTGGGAATATGTAAATTCTCTCGAAGATATGCACCAATGGAGCCCCTGGGCTGAAAAAGATCCCGATATGAAACTGGAGTACCGCGGAACTGAAGGAAAAGTGGGTTCAGTTTATTCTTGGGATGGCGACCCAGAAACCGTAGGGAAAGGCGAACAGGAGATCACTTCGATCCAGGCACCTTCCAGGATCGAATCTGAATTACGCTTTCTCACTCCATACGAATCTAAAGCTGATGCTTATGTGCAGCTGGATGAAACTGGCTCTGGGTCGACTAGGGTGACTTATGGATTTGAGTCGGTTTCCCCACGCCCAATGAACGTGCTTAATCTTTTCATGAATATGGATGAGATGGTGGGACCCGATTTTGAAGCGGCTATGAGCAACCTCAAGAAACTGGTGGAATCTGGAGGATCTTCAGGTGAAACTCAATCAGAAATGGCTTTTCGGTAA
- the serC gene encoding 3-phosphoserine/phosphohydroxythreonine transaminase gives MKKHNFSAGPCILPQEVFQEASEAILDFNNSGLSIMEISHRSAGFVSVMEEARELALELLGLNNKGYKALFLQGGASMQFLMTAYNLLNKKAAYLNTGTWSSKAIKEAELFGEIIEVASSKDQNFNYIPKTFSIPDDADYFHCTSNNTIFGTQMKSFPNTSKSMVCDMSSDIFSRSLDFSKFDLIYAGAQKNMGPAGTTLVVVKEDILGKVDRKIPSMMDYAVHISKDSMFNTPAVYAVYVSLLTLRWIKKNGGIAAMEKRNDEKAELLYAEIDRNPLFKGFAAREDRSPMNATFNITNDSLKDRFDDAWKAAGVNGLNGHRSVGGYRASMYNALPLESVQVVVDVMKELENKA, from the coding sequence ATGAAAAAGCATAATTTCAGTGCAGGACCCTGCATCCTTCCGCAGGAAGTTTTTCAGGAAGCTTCCGAAGCCATTCTTGATTTCAACAATTCCGGATTGTCTATCATGGAAATTTCCCATCGCAGTGCCGGCTTTGTATCGGTGATGGAAGAAGCGAGGGAACTGGCTCTGGAGCTGCTTGGTTTAAATAACAAAGGTTATAAAGCGCTGTTTTTGCAGGGAGGTGCCAGTATGCAATTCCTGATGACCGCGTACAATTTGCTGAATAAAAAAGCCGCTTACCTGAATACCGGGACCTGGTCTTCTAAAGCGATCAAGGAAGCGGAACTTTTTGGAGAAATAATTGAAGTGGCATCTTCTAAAGATCAAAACTTCAATTATATACCGAAAACATTTTCTATCCCGGACGATGCTGATTATTTTCATTGTACTTCCAACAATACGATCTTCGGAACCCAGATGAAAAGTTTTCCCAACACCTCCAAAAGTATGGTGTGTGATATGAGCAGTGATATTTTTTCCAGAAGTCTGGATTTTTCAAAATTTGACCTGATCTATGCCGGAGCTCAGAAAAACATGGGTCCGGCGGGAACAACCCTGGTAGTTGTCAAAGAAGATATTTTAGGAAAGGTAGACCGAAAAATTCCTTCGATGATGGATTATGCAGTACATATCAGCAAAGATTCCATGTTCAACACTCCCGCTGTTTATGCGGTGTATGTTTCGCTGTTAACGCTTAGGTGGATCAAAAAAAATGGTGGTATTGCGGCGATGGAAAAGCGAAATGATGAAAAGGCCGAATTATTGTACGCAGAGATAGATCGCAACCCACTCTTTAAAGGCTTCGCAGCCAGGGAAGATCGCTCACCGATGAACGCAACATTCAATATTACGAATGATTCTTTGAAGGATCGTTTCGATGATGCCTGGAAGGCTGCCGGCGTAAACGGTCTCAATGGCCACCGCAGCGTTGGCGGTTACAGGGCTTCCATGTATAATGCCCTGCCGCTGGAAAGCGTTCAGGTGGTAGTTGATGTAATGAAAGAATTAGAAAATAAAGCATAA
- a CDS encoding carboxypeptidase-like regulatory domain-containing protein — MKNTGIFPYSRNSSILALIAMLLFSAYSFAFQPKAEDYVEYRGEVVNSSNGRGIASAFLALNNSNISTITNEDGKFSLKVPEDLVEATVTISVLGFQSKTLPLTYFKPQDTRIELEETVEELSEISLYQATDAKLLVKEMLTKKDENYFNDESLMTSFYRETIKKGWSDVSLSEAVLKIYKTPYNSAKKDLVSIYKARKSTDYDKLDTVAMKLKGGPFNTLYLDMMKYTEYVLRPGMLESYEFSFDDPTKINDRYTYVVDFREIDHSDPWYFGKLFIDAETSTLVKADYSLNVDDRSKAQEMFVKKKPNGSKVYPVELNYEVDYAQNNGKWRYAYGKAEMEYVVNWKRKIFNSRYKINSEMVVTDLENYAGEDFRQTESLIRPNIVMVDDVSGFYDTNFWGSNNIIEPDKSIQNAIDKIKRNFEDER, encoded by the coding sequence ATGAAAAATACTGGCATATTTCCCTACAGCCGAAACAGCAGCATTCTGGCGCTAATCGCCATGCTGCTCTTTTCGGCATATAGCTTTGCTTTTCAACCCAAAGCTGAAGATTATGTGGAATATCGTGGTGAAGTGGTGAACTCGAGCAATGGCCGGGGAATTGCTTCTGCTTTTTTAGCGTTAAACAATAGCAATATTTCTACCATCACCAACGAAGACGGGAAGTTTTCCCTCAAAGTTCCGGAAGACCTGGTAGAAGCCACGGTGACCATTTCAGTTTTGGGCTTTCAAAGCAAGACTCTTCCGCTAACCTATTTCAAACCTCAGGACACGCGTATCGAACTCGAGGAAACAGTGGAAGAACTTTCAGAAATCAGTCTTTATCAGGCGACCGACGCTAAATTGCTGGTCAAGGAAATGCTGACGAAAAAGGACGAAAATTATTTTAATGATGAAAGTTTGATGACTTCTTTCTACCGCGAAACCATCAAAAAAGGCTGGAGTGACGTAAGTCTTTCCGAAGCGGTACTGAAAATCTACAAAACGCCATATAACAGTGCAAAAAAAGACCTTGTATCTATTTACAAAGCTCGAAAAAGTACCGATTATGACAAACTGGACACGGTGGCCATGAAACTGAAAGGCGGGCCATTCAATACGCTGTATCTGGATATGATGAAGTACACCGAATATGTGCTGCGCCCGGGAATGCTGGAATCGTATGAATTCTCTTTTGACGATCCAACCAAAATCAATGATCGCTATACTTATGTGGTTGACTTCCGTGAAATTGATCACAGCGATCCGTGGTATTTTGGCAAGCTCTTTATTGATGCGGAAACTTCCACCCTGGTCAAAGCCGATTATAGCCTGAATGTGGATGATCGCAGCAAGGCGCAGGAAATGTTTGTGAAGAAAAAACCGAACGGTTCCAAGGTTTATCCTGTGGAGCTGAACTACGAGGTAGATTATGCCCAAAATAACGGTAAGTGGCGCTATGCCTACGGTAAAGCCGAAATGGAATACGTGGTGAACTGGAAAAGAAAAATTTTTAATTCCCGTTATAAGATCAATAGCGAGATGGTCGTGACCGATCTTGAAAATTACGCGGGTGAAGACTTCCGGCAAACAGAATCGCTCATCAGGCCTAATATTGTCATGGTGGATGATGTTTCAGGATTTTACGACACGAATTTCTGGGGTAGCAATAATATTATTGAACCAGACAAATCCATTCAGAATGCTATCGATAAGATCAAAAGAAATTTTGAAGATGAGCGATAG
- a CDS encoding serine hydrolase domain-containing protein, with product MKNLFYCCCFLFLQIGMAQNDFTETTPEVLGISSERLEKISAMLQESVTEKQIPGAVALIARNGKFAYWKSFGQANASGKGLERDAIFRIASQTKAITATAVMILWEEGKFQLDDPISKYIPEFSNPQLLESFDEEDSTFTTKPAGKEITIRHLLTHTSGLGYGMIDGDEQFRKIYSKAGVTDLFTTEKISIGESVEKLAKLPLHHVPGEKWTYSEGLDVLGYFIEVVSGKAFDEFLKERIFEPLGMNDTYFYLPQEKAGRLVAVQEKVQGKWKNFGLTFYDPDYPKKGAKSFFSGGAGLSSTANDYARFLQMYLNKGSFNGKHILSPTTVRTIMSEQVTDLFGGPENFYGLAFGMINQKAVTKGGQGSAGTFDWGGYFNTQYFADPETNTIGILMKQTQGDLNDETAWKFRQMVFSSIVELEPEQPKNER from the coding sequence ATGAAAAACCTATTTTACTGCTGCTGCTTCCTGTTTCTCCAAATAGGAATGGCCCAAAACGATTTTACGGAAACAACACCCGAAGTTCTGGGGATTTCTTCGGAAAGACTTGAAAAGATAAGCGCTATGCTGCAGGAATCTGTTACAGAAAAACAAATTCCCGGCGCTGTGGCCCTGATCGCCCGAAACGGCAAATTTGCTTACTGGAAATCTTTTGGACAGGCGAATGCCTCTGGAAAAGGACTGGAACGGGATGCCATTTTCCGCATTGCTTCGCAAACCAAGGCAATTACAGCCACGGCAGTAATGATTCTCTGGGAGGAAGGGAAATTCCAGCTGGATGATCCCATTTCGAAATATATTCCGGAATTCAGCAATCCTCAGCTTTTGGAAAGTTTTGATGAGGAAGACAGTACTTTTACCACCAAACCGGCAGGGAAGGAGATTACGATCAGGCATTTGCTTACTCATACTTCCGGCCTTGGCTATGGGATGATCGATGGGGATGAACAATTCAGAAAGATCTATAGCAAAGCTGGCGTGACCGATCTCTTCACTACGGAAAAGATTAGTATTGGGGAAAGCGTAGAAAAACTCGCCAAATTACCTTTACATCATGTTCCAGGTGAAAAATGGACCTATTCCGAAGGTTTAGATGTGCTTGGTTATTTTATTGAAGTGGTCTCCGGTAAAGCTTTTGACGAATTTCTGAAAGAACGAATCTTTGAGCCACTGGGAATGAACGATACTTATTTTTATCTTCCGCAGGAAAAAGCTGGTAGGCTGGTGGCCGTGCAGGAAAAAGTTCAGGGAAAATGGAAGAATTTTGGATTGACTTTCTACGATCCAGATTACCCGAAAAAAGGCGCCAAATCTTTTTTCTCTGGCGGTGCGGGCCTGAGTAGTACGGCAAATGACTATGCCCGGTTCCTGCAAATGTACTTAAATAAAGGTTCCTTCAATGGGAAACACATTCTCAGCCCAACCACCGTTCGAACTATAATGAGCGAACAGGTGACCGATCTTTTTGGCGGACCTGAGAATTTCTACGGACTCGCTTTTGGCATGATCAATCAAAAGGCAGTGACTAAGGGAGGCCAGGGGAGTGCCGGCACGTTCGATTGGGGTGGATATTTTAACACCCAGTATTTTGCTGATCCTGAAACCAATACTATTGGGATTCTAATGAAGCAAACTCAGGGAGACCTAAATGATGAGACGGCCTGGAAATTCCGCCAGATGGTTTTTTCCAGCATCGTGGAACTAGAGCCGGAACAACCAAAAAATGAAAGATAA